One stretch of Nomascus leucogenys isolate Asia chromosome 7b, Asia_NLE_v1, whole genome shotgun sequence DNA includes these proteins:
- the DNAJB7 gene encoding dnaJ homolog subfamily B member 7: MVDYYEVLGVQRYASPEDIKKAYHKVALKWHPDKNPENKEEAERKFKEVAEAYEVLSNDEKRDIYDKYGTEGLNGGGSHFDDECEYGFTFHKPDDVFKEIFHERDPFSFHFFEDSLEDLLNRPRSSYGNRNRDAGSFFSTASEYPIFEKFSSYDTGYTSQGSLGHEGLTSFSSLAFDDSGMDNYISVTTSDKIDNGRNVNTKKIIESDQEREAEDNGELTFFLVNSVANEEGFAEECSWRRQSFNNYSPNSHSSKHVSQYTFVDNDEGGISWVTSNRDPPIFSAGVKEGGKRKKKKRKEVQKKSTKRNC, encoded by the coding sequence ATGGTGGATTACTATGAAGTTCTAGGAGTGCAAAGATATGCTTCACCTGAGGACATTAAAAAAGCTTATCATAAAGTGGCACTTAAATGGCACCCTgataaaaatccagaaaataaagaagaagcagagagaaaattcaaagaaGTAGCTGAGGCATACGAGGTATTATCAAATGATGAAAAACGGGACATTTATGATAAATATGGCACAGAAGGATTAAACGGAGGTGGAAGTCATTTTGATGATGAATGTGAGTATGGCTTCACATTCCATAAGCCAgatgatgtttttaaagaaatttttcatgaaagggatccattttcttttcacttctttgAAGACTCGCTTGAGGACCTGTTAAATCGTCCAAGAAGCTCCTATGGAAACAGAAACAGAGATGCAGGATCCTTTTTCTCTACCGCCAGTGAATATCCaatttttgagaaattttcttCATATGATACAGGATATACATCACAGGGTTCACTGGGGCATGAAGGccttacttctttttcttccctggcTTTTGATGATAGTGGGATGGACAACTACATATCTGTTACAACTTCAGACAAAATTGATAATGGCAGAAATgttaatacaaagaaaattattgaaagtGATCAAGAAAGAGAAGCTGAAGATAATGGAGAGTTgacattttttcttgtaaatagtGTGGCCAATGAAGAGGGCTTTGCAGAAGAATGCAGCTGGAGAAGACAGTCATTCAACAACTATTCACCAAATTCTCACAGCTCCAAACATGTATCTCAATATACTTTTGTGGACAATGATGAGGGAGGTATATCTTGGGTTACCAGCAACCGGGATCCCCCTATTTTCTCAGCAGGAGTCAAAGAGGGtggtaagaggaaaaaaaagaagcgCAAAGAGGTGCAAAAGAAGTCTACCAAAAGGAATTGTTAA
- the XPNPEP3 gene encoding xaa-Pro aminopeptidase 3 isoform X3, whose protein sequence is MPWLLSAPKLVPAIANVRGLSGSYFVAQAGVWWRDLSTLQPMSPRLKQSFCQLPE, encoded by the exons ATGCCTTGGCTGCTCTCAGCCCCCAAGCTGGTTCCCGCTATAGCAAACGTCCGCGGCCTCTCAG ggtcttactttgtcgcccaggctggagtgtggtggcgtgatctcagtacACTGCAAcctatgtctcccaggctcaagcagtccttctgccagcttcccgagtag